TAACATCGCGGTCCTCCTGAGCGTCTAGCTTTGACACAGGGCCACCGCGGAGAAGCGCACCTCACCCTGCTCTCGCTCCATGAATCCACAACACACTTTGGCTGCGTCCTAGACacgagcaaaaataaaacacaatcgaGTTTAATCAaatgatttgaaacattttttttaatattttttagaGGCCATCTTGAACatattttcattctctttctctccccaaAATATATATTCCACTTCCCAGAGATCCAAACAGAGTGACAGTATCAGTTGGCtgaatgctaacgttagctaatgtctCTGAGCAAAAACAGGCATTTCTCCACAGACGTCCTGTTCTCTATACTGTGAATGTAAACGTTTTCATGTAATTTCATCCCTTGGTCACAGGCACAATCACCTGTAACATCACTTTGCAACAGATTAGATTTAAATCTTGGAGATTAAACAAATGACGTTCAACACTCTTCAACCAATAGTCAGATTCATCGTCTTCAAGATgattttcactgaaaaatattaccgtattttccggactatagaGCGCACCTCAATATAAGCCGCAACcacaaagtttttaaaaaaaaaaatggaaatatacatatataagccGCACCGGGCTATAAGCCGCTGATATCGACTGAACTGattagtttaactgaacataactgaactgatcagtttccgAACGGTGCCTGtaagataaaagtaaaagtgctgatcaaacaaaacagaaaagttattgattggtttattcatcctcctcctgcgcactgaaaccactgtatcatcttcttcagtgtcggagttgaacagcctcagaagagcttcgtcacataccttttctgtgtctatgtcagtgttgctctcCGTGTCGCTGTCATCCCGGGGTAAAGCTGGCTGAAAATTATGCTTTTCGCATGCGGacagtttttgtgaaggatttatcacaaaaaataaaaaaattaaaaatatccaCAGAAAAGCCGCATCTTTGCATAAGCTGCATGGTTCAAAGCGTGGGAAAAAAGTAGCGGCTTATAGTCCAGAAAATACGGTACTTACCAATACTAACACTATATAAGGTTCGATGTTAGGAGTATAGGACTATTGTAACACAGGCAATGACTAAGGTCAGCAGCAGCCAGCTACCACATACATTGTGTGCctgtgtaaaaagaaataactctTCCTACCTGCAAGTGGCAGTAGTTTACACTGGTCAATCAAAATGTGACAATGGAagttagctgggagactaagAAGAGCTACAGACCTTTGTACTGCTGCTGTCATGCTACAGCTTATTCTATATTCTTTAATCTATGATCATGTTgatgagaaaatatttgtgcatttgaacGTTCAGATGAGACCAAGTTATATTATGAGAAAAGTCTTCGGATTGCGATttaaactttttcattttgtttaggTTTGTCACATCTACTTTCCTTCATGTGTCATGGTTTGTTTGTTAGGTTGAAGCCTGTCAGCTTGTCACAGCCCTAAGGTCAGGTGGGATGTACCGAGTTTAATATGAGATAGTATAAATTTTGAGAGATTGCTTGTAAACCAAGCTTAggttacagtgttttttttttctagagatGAACTTGGGTCCTAATGAATTCACAATATAAATTCTAAAAGTTGGTTTCAAGACTTATTGGATCAGCTGCTTCATTGTTCCCTGGTGATTATTTGTCAATGTACAAGGCTCTGAGTTGAGAACGCACAACTCACATCGACTTATGCAGCACTGTAACTCAATGAACACTTCACTCATTTTACGCTTACGGATTAATTATTTATGCTGCCcaatatttcaaaatgtgcaTGGCGGGGCTTTGGGGGAAGGGTAAAACAAGTGTAAATTAAAACACCCAGCAGGAAACTTAATACCGAAGGGTTTAATTTGGCTAAATCTACCGACTATATCGAGACACTCAAAACCAGCCACTCCCTATTCCAGTTCAATACCATGACTCATCACAGATGATGTGGCTCAAAGACTCCTCTAAATAAAACAACCACAGTTTTACATACCTTTACGAAGGAATCTTCTGTGGTAGCACCGTGCTTTACTGCTCCGTTCATTCTTCCATCTTAAGTACAAATACGATGGTTAGCAACACACAATGTGAAAAGACAGACGAGGAGGCATGTACACGAGGACACGCGCTTACCAAACTCATACAGTTGTCCCTTTACGTTGACAAAGGCAATAAAGTGAAAGTTGACTTTGTCAGCTTCGGGCTGTGAACGTTGAGACAAGGAATTAATGTTAAGAACAAACAAGTGTAACTTTTATGGGAATTATTCAGTATATATTTGTGCgatttgcagttttatttagGTGTTTGGAGATAAACTGCGACAGGATTAGACAATGACAACAGATGATCCACAGTAGGACAAAACATTTCCTCAAGTGGAGTAAGATGTGAGCTGTTAATAAATGCTGATACCGTGCTCAATCATCTTACCCGACACTGGCCCTGCACTGCAACCTCATTGTGGGCCTCATGAATTgcctggtggaaaaaaaaaatgaaaataacaataaataaataaaacaaataaataaagtatgtcAGGTTAAATATGGTAAAAAAAGATGTAGAGATGCAGAACTCAAACATAGCAGGGTAAAGAAAATATCAAGCACAAGACCTCTAATATCAGTTTCAGTGTCCAAGGCAAAGATTTCACAGTGTCTGGCGCCACCAAGTGGCCACaacaaatattgtatttatgcgACACCTACAAGCTTCTAGAAATTTGATTTGGCTTTGGATCAGTTTCCATTTTGCAGGTGTTTGATAACTCTAAACTATCAAAATTGTCACCTAAGACCACTGATAAGAgtgtatgcttttttttttttacttattgtaAACAGCAAGTACTGACTGGAGCTCGAAGGTGTTAGAAACAAATATCCCCAGTACAATAAAGTTCTTATTTTGACCTTATAGTagaaaggaacagaaacactatAAATGTAATCATTTCAGCTTTAAGGGTGTGTGACCATCTTACCTTGTTCTTCTCAAGATGTTTGGCAcggtcatcaggagacatgtttGCAGTCTCATCTAGAAACTTCTTCAAGGCAGAGTCACTATCTGCAAACACCAGCATTAGGTCATTAATTCAGGCCATCTCAACTCACAACCTGCCCctaaaaaataactgtataattCTGACTGACGACTTAAAGTAACAAGAATAGCCCACACGTACAGTATTTCTCTGTCCAAAATAATTCAATAGATGTATTAGACGAACTAATCTCTGGATCCATGAGAGTcataaaatatgtgcagcattTTTCACGCCATCTGTGTATCAGTTCTTACAttacttgtttttttcaggATACACTTAACATATTTCCAAAGAAAGGTATATTACGCATAGACAGTCACCGTTTTAATAGCAGTCGTTATACATTTTCTGAATTCTGCCAGCGCTCACTTCCGTTGCACTCACCGAAAGTCAATTTGCCGTTGTTGTTGGCCACAGCATGCAGCAGGGCGATGGTGCCACAGGAATTGACTGCCGTCTGCTTCAGGAAATAGACCTCGGAGCCTCCGACAATCTTGTCGGCCTGCTGAGCCCTGAAAGTCTCGTGCTGGCGTTgcacgcagacaaacacacgcacaatgAGAGAGACCACGAGCAAACGATGTGCGGCCAACTCTTAAAATGTGACAACAGACTTTTGATAGAGGCTGAAGAGAAAATCACGAGGGAATAAAGATTATTAAATCaatttttcatttgtaaaagtaaatgaaaattaTACATAAAGCCTCCAGTTTAATGATGTGCAGAACTAATAAGTGGGCCACATATTGGtaagaaagaaaagctgatTCACTTCCTGCCACCATCCTAGCCTCTACCCATTCACATGACTCTACAGCTCTGTCTTTGTGCATCCATGCCCTCCCCTCCTGCATCTCACGGTCACCCCACCCtgctcccttccctccttctcttccaggAAGTGGCCACTCCATTATTACCTGTTGCGTCAGGGGGAAGAGCAGCATCAAGGCACAGCATGGCTTCGGGACGTCGGACAGCTGCTCGCCCTCCAGACCCAGCACGTCAACGAAGCGCCAGCTTTCCCCCACACCGAGGTGGCTCATCATCTGCAACACACAGAGATGGAAGAGCTAAAATTAAACGATCTGGGTGgccaccaaacaacaacaaaggaagaaaaaaaaaacacaacaaaagatgCCCTCTGGGGATGTTCAGGGATGATGCTGCGTTGTGCTGGACCAGTCAGACCACACCCTTTAGCCCAGACACTGGGGGGGCAGCAGCTCTGGGAAGGATGCTGACGctcattaaaataacataaacgCGTCTCCTTTCAGTACTATTATGACCCACTTCCACTCACACAGCTTGCAATATCGCCATAACTCCTCTTCGCGAAGGCCTGCTTACGTGTGCGCCTTCAGCTGCGCCTTAACTAAATATAAAACTTACCGACAGTTGAACCACACGGTTACCGACATGTCGCCATTACGAGGCGACACACGTTTGAAACCCACCTTATTCAGCATCTGAAAACGACACAAACAACAGAGATAATGCGTGAGTTAGCTGCGGGCCAAAGCAGTTCAAGTATGGGTGTATAAGTTGTTATTCGCCCCAAACCTCGGGGTTGATCTCCATCGGGGTCCACTCCATTTTCGCAGGTTTTTTGGCAGTGACTCGGCAGGTTCAACAGTGTCGGACCTCGGTGTCCACAAGTCTCAGAGTCCAGCAGCTTTCAGCTGGAGATAAGCGAGCGCACCCGGAATTTATATCACCGATCATACCACTTACCCGCCAGACACGGGGGTGTGCTCAGATCAAACAAAAGTCGGTGCACGGATTTAACGGATTTTCTGATAAATATAAAGCACAGTCAAACTCTGTAATCCGACAGTTTATCGATCAGTCACGGACGGAGATCctagaaataaatgtaaaacctTGAACCCTTATAATGTGTCAGAAAAACACCTAAACCCCACTTATTCTCCCTGGCATTTCCTAAAGCGCGTGGCAATTTTATGTAttgtactttttattgtttactttcatgttattgtttttgtgtgtgtgtgtgtgttgtattaaaATAGACGTTCTTGAGGATGTCATGGAGTCTTAAAGTACTTCTTACTTTAAAATGTACCTCTTACACAATTTAACTTGTAACATGCGGGTCAAATTTGACTCTAACACAATATAAggctaaaaaataaagcaagtgTTACAAAATATGGGATCATTCTAGGTTAAATCACGCTATTTAAGGAAGACTTGGCATATCAATTGCACCCTTTCAACAGTGATTCTGATTTGTACTGAACTTGCACAACCTTATCACAAATTACAGTAATGTACATTGCACACAGAGGTGACTTGTTTCAGCAACAATGGTGaatggtgtcattttttttcttgtgtgtgccTGGATGTTCTTTGGGAGATTGTTTTTAAACAccacacagcttttttttttgtttatactgTAGTGCAACCTACCATATGATGCAGcaaatggaaattatttttaCAGGTCCCTAAATGAAGTTTGCGAGAAGCCACTGAAACAGATTAGTGGTAACATCGATGTTGGTGTTCACGATCTGTGTTCTACATTCATCGTCAAGGAAACAAAGTTTTACTGTTATATTCTGGGAAATCCTTTGAAATGCATCAGGACTTGTGTGTAATGTAATGATAGGTAGGTTATGTGTAATGatagttttcatttattagGTGATTTACACTTACCAGGCAGACAGTTAattaggtacattagtgaaAAGGAATGCATCATAATTTAATATTCTTACACTAAAATGCTCTTCATTTGAAACAGTATCAGAAATGTGTTGATTTAAATGGTTGATCATTGTGGTGCtcttaaactggattgaattaaacactttgTGTCGTTTAGCGTAGCCCACTGTTGGGTTTttaggggttaataaggccttcagcctatGTATAactttccaaacggtataaagatcctgggctgaaggacaggaaaatatcctccttcgacacCACTGACTACAATGGGgttgtcagaataatagaaagATGTCCAACTACTACAAACCACTGCCTACAATATGAAAACGCAGTTAAATCGACAGCTCTCTCagttttttcaaacaaatgctgaataccataacattaataaaatacaagatttagtgcagggatCATAACCATAGAATTAAGTGAGTGTGCGTAAAGCTTTCTGTTCACTTGTACATATCTTCTGATATTTTGTTGTAAGTAAAACCTGCACTATACTTTTAACCTTTACTCCTTTTACTCAGGCCTCCCATGGGTTGCTTGTTAAACTGCAGACAGAAGAGCTTAAATTGACGATTATATGTTGACATCACCCACAAGTGCTTCAGATGTCAGTTGCCAAATGGGAACTGTTCCGAGTTTTGATCTAGCTAACCAGAGTCTTTGTCTCtcctgttttcacagtttttttttttttttttgcaccccTTAGTTCACACTGAAGCATTTCTGTAAAAATACGTTGGTACACGTTGGTGTGGGTGAGAATAAGTAAATCACCACTCGAATAAATCAGTGTAAGCCTGCccttgtgttttaaatgtagtGTGCAGCTCTTTGTTCCCCCACTTGGTGGCACTGTAACCTGCAGCACAGCGAAGGTGATCTGAACATTCATGTTACACACATAGCCAGACTGGCTT
The nucleotide sequence above comes from Mugil cephalus isolate CIBA_MC_2020 chromosome 2, CIBA_Mcephalus_1.1, whole genome shotgun sequence. Encoded proteins:
- the uchl1 gene encoding ubiquitin carboxyl-terminal hydrolase isozyme L1, which gives rise to MEWTPMEINPEMLNKMMSHLGVGESWRFVDVLGLEGEQLSDVPKPCCALMLLFPLTQQHETFRAQQADKIVGGSEVYFLKQTAVNSCGTIALLHAVANNNGKLTFDSDSALKKFLDETANMSPDDRAKHLEKNKAIHEAHNEVAVQGQCRPEADKVNFHFIAFVNVKGQLYEFDGRMNGAVKHGATTEDSFVKDAAKVCCGFMEREQGEVRFSAVALCQS